A window of the Loxodonta africana isolate mLoxAfr1 chromosome 3, mLoxAfr1.hap2, whole genome shotgun sequence genome harbors these coding sequences:
- the BST2 gene encoding bone marrow stromal antigen 2 encodes MNDIMERVMAGVLLFLVVGLAVAVSIFAVWANSEACKDGLKAQQKCQNTTRLLEGQLTQAHQGFRRAQAQAITCNRTVVNLTASLEVEKAQSQKKQMHIKELEGEIKKLNQMLQEKLAEVEQLRKENEGHRNSNSYTSASNTLSPSVASELLLLLGLKAALL; translated from the exons ATGAATGACATAATGGAACGAGTCATGGCAGGGGTCCTGCTGTTTCTGGTGGTGGGCTTGGCGGTGGCCGTGAGCATCTTCGCAGTCTGGGCCAACAGCGAGGCCTGCAAGGATGGTCTGAAGGCCCAGCAAAAATGTCAGAACACCACCCGCCTCCTGGAAGGCCAGCTGACCCAAGCCCACCAGGGCTTCCGGAGGGCTCAGGCCCAGGCAATCACCTGCAATCGGACTGTG GTGaacctgacagcttccctggagGTGGAGAAGGCTCAGAGCCAGAAGAAGCAGATGCATATTAAGGAGCTTGAGG GAGAGATCAAGAAACTGAACCAGATGCTGCAGGAGAAGTTGGCAGAAGTGGAGCAGCTAAG AAAAGAGAACGAGGGCCATAGAAATTCCAACAGCTACACCAGCGCTTCGAACACCCTGAGCCCCTCAGTGGCCTCTGAGCTCCTCCTGCTCCTGGGCCTCAAGGCTGCGCTGCTCTGA